The Castellaniella sp. genome includes a window with the following:
- a CDS encoding BolA family protein: MSTPADLPSAAVLLRDQLLQRLQVLSPSTLNLIDESHLHIGHAGAEGGARHFRLQIVSNQFHGHSTLARHRLVYDCVRDLMPYPVHALAIEASTPPSEGLS, from the coding sequence ATGAGCACCCCTGCCGACTTACCGTCTGCTGCGGTTTTATTACGCGACCAATTACTGCAGCGCCTGCAGGTTCTGTCGCCCAGCACCCTGAATCTGATCGACGAATCGCACTTGCATATCGGTCATGCCGGCGCCGAAGGCGGCGCACGGCACTTTCGGCTGCAAATCGTGTCCAATCAATTTCATGGGCACTCTACTCTCGCACGCCATCGTCTTGTGTATGATTGCGTGCGCGATCTGATGCCTTATCCTGTTCACGCATTGGCCATCGAGGCCAGCACTCCCCCCTCCGAAGGACTTTCATGA
- a CDS encoding ABC transporter substrate-binding protein, which produces MRLATSFRLTLGAAALLAALPLAVSAQIKVGVTVSATGPAASLGIPERDTVALLPTEIGGQAVEYIILDDATDTTQAVKNIRKFTADDHVDVVLGTSITPASLAMSDVAAETGTPMVSVAANAKLVEPVDGPRKWVFKTPQNDALMASALADAMVKQNVKTLGFIGFSDAYGEGWLQEMKAAAEAKGIKLVATERFARPDTSVTGQTLKLLAAKPDGILIAASGTPVALPQRELIERGYKGQIYQTHGAANNDVLRVCGQACEGMILPAGPLLVAAQLPDSNPVKDSALVYVKAYEGKYGPGTTNTFGGHMWDAGQLIADAIPRALKTGAKPGTPEFRAALRDALEQVNELAVSQGIFTMSPTDHAGLDKRARVMVKVVDGKWTYQPDL; this is translated from the coding sequence ATGCGTTTAGCAACTTCATTTCGATTGACCCTGGGTGCTGCTGCCCTGTTGGCGGCCTTGCCGCTGGCCGTTTCGGCACAGATCAAGGTGGGCGTGACGGTCTCGGCCACAGGCCCGGCCGCCTCGCTGGGTATCCCAGAGCGCGATACCGTGGCTTTACTGCCCACTGAAATCGGCGGTCAGGCAGTGGAATACATCATTCTCGATGATGCGACCGACACCACACAGGCAGTCAAGAACATCCGTAAATTCACGGCGGACGACCACGTGGATGTGGTGCTGGGCACGTCGATTACCCCGGCTTCGCTGGCGATGTCGGACGTAGCCGCCGAGACCGGTACGCCGATGGTCAGTGTGGCGGCCAATGCCAAACTGGTCGAGCCCGTCGATGGGCCGCGCAAATGGGTCTTCAAGACCCCGCAAAACGATGCTTTGATGGCCAGCGCCCTGGCCGATGCCATGGTCAAGCAAAACGTCAAGACGCTGGGTTTCATTGGTTTCAGCGATGCTTATGGCGAGGGCTGGCTGCAGGAAATGAAGGCAGCGGCCGAAGCCAAGGGCATCAAGCTTGTGGCAACCGAGCGCTTTGCCCGTCCGGACACCAGCGTGACCGGCCAGACGCTCAAGCTCTTGGCGGCGAAGCCCGATGGCATTCTGATCGCCGCTTCCGGCACGCCGGTGGCCCTGCCGCAGCGCGAACTCATCGAGCGTGGCTACAAAGGTCAGATCTACCAGACCCACGGGGCTGCCAATAATGATGTGCTGCGGGTCTGCGGCCAGGCCTGCGAAGGCATGATTCTGCCGGCTGGCCCCCTGTTGGTGGCTGCACAACTGCCCGACAGCAATCCGGTCAAAGACAGCGCCTTGGTCTACGTCAAGGCCTACGAAGGTAAATACGGCCCAGGGACAACCAATACCTTTGGCGGTCATATGTGGGATGCGGGCCAACTGATCGCCGATGCGATTCCTCGCGCTTTGAAGACCGGTGCAAAGCCTGGTACGCCCGAGTTCCGCGCGGCCCTGCGCGATGCGCTGGAACAGGTCAATGAATTGGCTGTCTCCCAGGGTATCTTCA
- a CDS encoding cell division protein ZipA C-terminal FtsZ-binding domain-containing protein, with the protein MSELQILLISIGAALIVLVLLYNGWQEWRARRSMRPTLSDAGQDVLLQNTVQRREPGLWDGEPAPVPPLDDTADIDAACEAVIDIALAHPVPGAALAEALQDVAQVGKKPVRVFAQCEGGGYGAQVQPDESYVSVQLAVVMANRSGPLTAIEWSKLWNQAQNLAERFEGQIEAPEQSVVLSQAADLDARCAAMDAQVGLILQLASPRSVAAITQAAAEVGFVQTSKGWAWMAENGLPRFVLLLGAAAREDTHRVDLLLDVPNSIPDDQAFSRMVAVGRDLAGRLDAHVLDDQGRTFQDSSAPPIDRQISALYDQLDKSGFLAGTERTARIFS; encoded by the coding sequence ATGAGCGAATTGCAGATTTTGCTGATTTCGATAGGGGCGGCACTGATCGTCCTGGTACTGCTGTATAACGGCTGGCAGGAATGGCGTGCGCGCCGCAGTATGCGGCCCACCCTGTCCGATGCCGGCCAGGATGTGCTGTTGCAAAATACCGTGCAACGGCGCGAACCTGGCCTGTGGGATGGCGAGCCTGCTCCAGTCCCGCCACTGGATGACACAGCGGATATTGATGCGGCCTGCGAGGCCGTGATTGATATTGCGCTGGCGCATCCCGTGCCGGGCGCTGCATTGGCGGAAGCCTTGCAAGATGTGGCCCAGGTCGGCAAGAAACCTGTGCGCGTGTTTGCCCAGTGCGAGGGCGGGGGCTATGGTGCTCAGGTGCAGCCCGATGAGTCCTATGTGTCGGTGCAGCTGGCGGTGGTCATGGCCAACCGCAGTGGGCCCCTGACGGCGATCGAATGGTCCAAGCTCTGGAACCAGGCCCAGAATCTGGCGGAACGCTTCGAGGGCCAGATCGAGGCGCCCGAACAATCTGTCGTCCTCAGCCAAGCGGCGGATCTGGACGCCCGCTGTGCTGCCATGGATGCGCAGGTCGGTTTGATTTTGCAGCTGGCCTCGCCGCGCTCGGTGGCCGCCATCACCCAGGCGGCAGCCGAGGTCGGTTTTGTCCAGACCAGCAAGGGCTGGGCCTGGATGGCTGAAAATGGTTTGCCTCGTTTTGTCCTGCTGCTGGGTGCTGCAGCCCGGGAAGACACGCATCGGGTGGATCTCTTGCTGGATGTACCCAATAGCATCCCGGATGATCAGGCCTTCAGCCGCATGGTGGCGGTGGGCCGGGATCTGGCCGGACGCTTGGACGCCCACGTGCTGGATGATCAGGGGCGGACGTTCCAGGACAGCTCAGCGCCACCCATCGACCGGCAGATCAGTGCCTTGTATGATCAGCTGGATAAATCCGGCTTTCTGGCAGGCACTGAGCGCACGGCCCGGATATTTTCGTGA
- a CDS encoding septation protein A: MKKFLFDLFPLILFFLAYKLGDSYVGKDAAIYVATGIAIVASVLQILWLALTRRKIEATHWINVSIITVFGGATILLHDDTFIKWKPTVLYWLFGVILLGTRLFAGRNLMRRLMGEKIALPDHAWARLNDSWAGFFIFSGMLNLYVAFSGRFTESQWVDFKVFGLTALLVVFVIVQSLWLGRHMQAQPDTAPEHLPAKPTDPS, encoded by the coding sequence ATGAAAAAATTTCTCTTCGACCTTTTCCCGCTGATCCTGTTTTTTCTGGCCTATAAGCTAGGCGACAGCTATGTGGGCAAGGACGCTGCCATTTATGTGGCCACCGGCATCGCCATTGTTGCCTCTGTCTTGCAAATTCTCTGGCTGGCCCTGACCCGCCGAAAAATCGAGGCCACCCACTGGATCAATGTCTCCATTATCACGGTGTTCGGCGGGGCCACAATCCTGCTGCACGACGATACTTTCATCAAATGGAAACCCACGGTGCTGTACTGGCTGTTCGGGGTGATCTTGCTGGGTACGCGCCTATTTGCCGGACGCAATCTGATGCGCCGCCTGATGGGGGAAAAAATCGCCCTGCCCGACCACGCCTGGGCCCGCCTGAACGACAGCTGGGCCGGGTTCTTCATATTTTCCGGCATGCTTAACCTGTATGTGGCGTTTTCCGGGCGTTTCACCGAATCCCAATGGGTGGACTTCAAGGTCTTCGGCCTGACGGCGCTGCTGGTGGTGTTCGTCATCGTGCAGTCCCTATGGCTGGGCCGGCATATGCAAGCCCAGCCCGACACTGCCCCCGAACATCTTCCGGCCAAGCCCACGGACCCCTCATGA
- the msrB gene encoding peptide-methionine (R)-S-oxide reductase MsrB: protein MNKITRTDAQWRAQLSPDEFNVTRLKHTERPFTGRYWDSTQAGTYVCVCCGTPLFVSDTKFDAGCGWPSYFQPIRPDSIREERDDSHGMVRIETLCATCDAHLGHVFPDGPAPTGLRYCINSLSLKFIPAE from the coding sequence GTGAACAAGATCACCCGCACCGACGCTCAATGGCGTGCTCAGCTCTCCCCCGACGAATTCAACGTCACCCGCCTGAAGCACACTGAACGCCCCTTTACCGGCCGCTACTGGGACAGCACACAAGCTGGCACCTATGTTTGTGTCTGCTGCGGCACCCCGCTGTTCGTCTCCGACACCAAGTTCGATGCAGGCTGCGGCTGGCCCAGCTATTTTCAGCCCATCCGCCCCGACAGCATCCGCGAAGAACGCGACGACAGCCACGGCATGGTGCGCATCGAAACCCTTTGCGCCACCTGCGATGCCCACTTGGGGCACGTGTTTCCGGATGGCCCCGCGCCGACCGGTTTGCGCTATTGCATCAACTCTCTTTCTCTTAAATTCATCCCGGCCGAATGA
- the ligA gene encoding NAD-dependent DNA ligase LigA, which produces MNDTALHQQLLGLREQIRAHNHRYYVLDDPSVSDAEYDGLMQQLQAIEQAHPDWITQDSPSQRVGAAPVGHFAPVHHAVRMLSLGNAFQDQDIYAFDQRVQSILIESGLLARQPTGESDSPQPDLFAPGSAQPAGVDYLAEYKFDGLAVSLRYQHGQLVQAATRGDGTEGEDITANIRTLRSVPLRLHGDAQAPEILEVRGEVLMARADFAHLNQQQLVRGEKPFVNPRNAAAGSLRQLDPRVTASRPLRFYAYGWGQIQDGTGQNMLPHATHAAMLDWLAGFGFAVSPGRQACRGAAALLDFYQTVGALRPTLPFDIDGVVYKVDSLQAQDLLGFVARAPRFAIAHKFPAQEETTRLLGIDVQVGRTGALTPVARLQPVFVGGVTVTNATLHNEDEIRRKDIRIGDTVVVRRAGDVIPEIVAPVLQHRPADAQVFDLLAVCPVCPECGSAVERPEGEIITRCTGGLFCPAQRKQTLWHAASRKALDIDGLGDKLIEQLVDGGRVHTLADLYSLTELELSTYPRMGRKSAANLVQAIAASRQPPLSRLLYALGIRHVGDTTARDLARHFGTLSAVMDASEDALLQVPEVGPVVAASIRRFFAEAHNREVVTALQEAGVQPQTEAPPQGLKALAGKTLVLTGTLPTLSRDEATRRVLAAGGKVSGSVSRKTAWVVAGSDAGSKLTKAQELGVAILDEAGLLKLLDA; this is translated from the coding sequence GTGAACGATACGGCTTTACATCAGCAGTTGCTGGGCTTGCGCGAGCAGATTCGGGCGCATAACCACCGCTATTATGTGCTGGACGATCCGTCTGTCTCGGATGCGGAATATGACGGCCTGATGCAGCAGTTGCAGGCCATCGAGCAAGCCCACCCGGACTGGATCACACAGGATTCTCCCAGCCAGCGGGTGGGGGCGGCACCTGTCGGGCACTTTGCGCCGGTGCATCATGCGGTGCGGATGCTGTCTCTGGGCAATGCTTTCCAGGACCAGGATATCTATGCCTTCGACCAGCGGGTGCAGTCCATCCTGATCGAATCCGGCCTGCTGGCCCGGCAGCCGACAGGCGAATCGGACAGTCCCCAGCCCGATTTGTTTGCGCCTGGGTCAGCACAGCCTGCCGGGGTGGATTATCTGGCCGAATACAAATTCGATGGCTTGGCCGTCAGTCTGCGCTATCAACATGGTCAACTGGTCCAGGCCGCCACGCGAGGCGATGGCACCGAAGGCGAGGACATCACCGCGAATATCCGTACTTTGCGTTCTGTGCCGTTGCGCTTGCATGGGGATGCTCAGGCGCCTGAAATCCTGGAAGTCCGGGGCGAGGTGCTGATGGCGCGTGCAGATTTTGCGCACCTGAATCAACAGCAGCTCGTCCGTGGCGAAAAACCCTTTGTCAATCCGCGCAATGCGGCCGCAGGCAGTCTGCGCCAGTTGGACCCGCGCGTTACAGCCAGCCGACCTTTGCGCTTTTATGCCTATGGCTGGGGCCAGATTCAAGATGGCACAGGCCAGAACATGCTGCCGCATGCCACCCATGCCGCCATGCTGGACTGGCTGGCAGGCTTTGGGTTTGCCGTCAGTCCGGGGCGTCAGGCCTGCCGGGGGGCGGCGGCCTTGCTGGATTTTTACCAGACGGTCGGGGCGCTTCGGCCCACACTGCCCTTCGATATCGATGGGGTGGTTTATAAGGTCGACAGTCTGCAGGCTCAGGATCTCCTGGGTTTTGTGGCGCGCGCCCCGCGTTTTGCCATTGCCCATAAGTTCCCCGCCCAGGAAGAAACCACCCGCTTGCTGGGGATCGATGTGCAGGTGGGCCGCACCGGCGCGCTCACGCCCGTGGCGCGGCTGCAGCCGGTGTTTGTCGGTGGGGTGACCGTCACGAATGCGACCTTGCACAACGAGGACGAAATCCGCCGCAAGGACATCCGCATCGGCGACACCGTGGTCGTGCGGCGCGCGGGCGATGTGATCCCTGAAATCGTGGCGCCGGTGCTGCAGCATCGTCCCGCCGATGCGCAAGTCTTCGATTTGCTGGCGGTCTGCCCTGTCTGTCCGGAGTGCGGCTCGGCGGTCGAGCGCCCGGAGGGCGAGATCATCACGCGCTGCACGGGCGGCTTGTTCTGTCCTGCTCAACGCAAACAAACCCTGTGGCATGCCGCCAGCCGCAAGGCGCTGGACATTGATGGTCTGGGTGACAAGCTCATTGAACAACTGGTCGATGGCGGGCGGGTGCACACGCTGGCCGATCTCTATAGCCTGACCGAACTGGAACTTTCCACATATCCACGCATGGGGCGTAAATCAGCCGCCAATCTGGTGCAGGCCATTGCCGCCAGCCGCCAGCCGCCTTTATCGCGGTTGCTGTATGCCTTGGGCATCCGCCATGTGGGGGATACCACGGCGCGTGATCTGGCGCGCCACTTCGGCACCTTGTCGGCGGTGATGGATGCGTCCGAGGACGCCCTGCTGCAGGTACCTGAGGTCGGCCCTGTCGTCGCTGCTTCCATCCGGCGTTTTTTTGCCGAAGCGCATAACCGCGAAGTCGTGACCGCCTTGCAGGAGGCTGGGGTTCAGCCCCAGACTGAAGCCCCTCCGCAGGGTCTCAAGGCCCTGGCAGGCAAGACTTTGGTGCTGACCGGTACCTTGCCCACCCTGAGTCGTGACGAGGCAACCCGTCGGGTGCTGGCTGCCGGGGGCAAGGTCAGCGGCTCTGTCTCGCGCAAAACCGCCTGGGTGGTGGCCGGCAGCGATGCCGGCAGCAAACTCACCAAAGCCCAGGAGCTGGGCGTCGCGATCCTGGATGAGGCGGGCTTGCTGAAATTGTTGGACGCATAA
- the smc gene encoding chromosome segregation protein SMC — protein sequence MRLTQIKLAGFKSFVDPTVIPTPSELVGVVGPNGCGKSNIIDAVRWVLGETKASELRGASMQDVIFNGSGQRKPAARASVELVFDNSQGRAAGQWSTFAEIAVRRVLTRDGTSSYFVNNQAVRRRDIHDIFLGTGLGTRGYAIIGQGMINRLIEARPEELRVYLEEAAGVSRYKERRRETENRLQDTRENLTRLDDILRELTRQLDKLQVQAQVAADYRALQSEGELKQQALWLLREQAARDSRQALALQAEQAQSQLDAAVARLRALEAGLESQREAHFAAGEAVHQTQGRLFEAGALVSRLEAEIRHVVDARHRLQARRTQLQSQIQEWADQHAHGTTALETAQDQRDEAEARAEILADQSQTAQDGLPGLDAQLRTFNQQRDESRRTLARTEQDLALLAQAQRDADHQWRRLAERLARLQHERQTLGAPDPTELQRWVGECKVTESRLAEAQAHVLALEASQSVLEADLTQTQQASQDARQHLDRLDARRQALLALQEKIQSDDALQPWLQHQGLQELGRLWQQLQVEPAWATALESILHERMNALGLRTLDHVRAFAQDSPPTRLAFYQLPDAQAAALPAPAGAVRLLDQVQARDSALTPLLSVWLQGVFICDDLAQALARRAELPPGGRWVLPAGHQVDLCSVRFYAADSEQAGLLARQQQIDDLARAVRAAQLVADQALDAQAQAQARRRALDQALQPARVQIAERMQAQHEAQLQQHRLTQQLAQTDEQAQRLALDMDETQTQMQLLAGQREEAEARFESLDAVLAEQQENHAVLDQQIEALAQQAEQARQQGRERERAAQEAEYAVRTLHHRLDELRRNLQLAADQGRRAQAELDTLQGELFELDESVAQAGLQDALETRAEAEETLREARIQQDNAAAALRQADEGRLTLEHELDPLRARITELQLKEQAARLAIEQYAEQLDAQQVDRAALQRQLAEQSPQWQQLDWLQSEVQRVSRRVDALGAVNLAALEELQVAQERKGFLDSQYQDLLSAIETLENAIRKIDRETRELLVQTFDTVNEHFGQLFPQLFGGGEARLSMTGDEILDAGVQVMAQPPGKRNSTIHLLSGGEKALTATALVFALFKLNPAPFCLLDEVDAPLDDANTERYANLVRGMSSQTQFLFISHNKIAMQMARQLVGVTMQEQGVSRIVAVDMDSALQWAAAAG from the coding sequence GTGATCCCTACGCCCAGCGAATTAGTGGGCGTGGTGGGCCCTAACGGCTGCGGCAAATCCAACATCATTGACGCCGTACGCTGGGTCTTGGGCGAAACCAAAGCCTCTGAATTACGCGGTGCGTCGATGCAGGACGTGATCTTCAATGGCTCGGGCCAGCGTAAGCCCGCCGCCCGGGCTTCGGTCGAACTGGTCTTCGACAATAGCCAGGGCCGGGCTGCGGGCCAGTGGTCCACCTTTGCCGAGATTGCCGTGCGCCGGGTCCTGACCCGGGATGGCACCAGCAGCTATTTTGTCAACAACCAGGCGGTGCGCCGACGCGATATCCACGATATATTTCTGGGTACAGGCCTGGGAACGCGGGGCTATGCCATCATCGGTCAGGGCATGATCAATCGCCTGATCGAGGCCCGCCCCGAAGAACTGCGCGTTTATCTTGAAGAAGCCGCCGGGGTATCGCGCTATAAAGAACGCCGCCGGGAAACCGAAAACCGCCTGCAGGACACCCGGGAAAACCTGACTCGCCTGGACGATATCCTGCGCGAACTCACCCGCCAACTCGACAAGCTGCAGGTCCAGGCTCAGGTGGCAGCGGACTATCGCGCCCTGCAGTCCGAGGGTGAACTCAAGCAACAAGCCCTGTGGTTGCTGCGCGAACAAGCAGCCCGAGACAGCCGCCAGGCCCTGGCGCTGCAGGCAGAGCAGGCCCAGAGCCAGCTCGATGCCGCCGTCGCGCGGCTGCGGGCGCTGGAAGCAGGTCTGGAGTCCCAGCGCGAGGCGCATTTTGCCGCCGGCGAAGCCGTTCACCAGACCCAAGGCCGCCTGTTCGAGGCGGGTGCCCTGGTCAGCCGCCTCGAGGCCGAAATCCGCCATGTCGTGGATGCCCGCCACCGCCTGCAGGCGCGGCGCACCCAGTTGCAGTCCCAGATCCAGGAATGGGCGGATCAGCATGCCCATGGCACGACCGCCCTGGAGACCGCCCAGGATCAGCGCGACGAGGCCGAGGCCCGCGCCGAAATCCTGGCTGATCAGTCCCAGACTGCACAAGACGGCCTGCCCGGCCTGGACGCACAACTGCGTACCTTCAATCAGCAACGGGATGAATCGCGCCGTACCCTGGCCCGTACCGAGCAGGACCTGGCCTTGCTGGCACAGGCGCAGCGCGATGCGGACCATCAATGGCGCAGGCTGGCCGAACGTCTGGCGCGCCTGCAGCACGAGCGCCAGACGCTGGGGGCGCCAGATCCCACTGAATTGCAGCGTTGGGTCGGCGAGTGTAAGGTCACCGAGTCGCGCCTGGCTGAGGCACAGGCGCATGTACTGGCGCTTGAAGCCAGCCAGTCGGTGCTGGAGGCCGATCTGACCCAGACCCAACAGGCCAGCCAGGACGCCCGCCAGCACCTGGATCGTCTGGATGCCCGGCGTCAGGCTTTGCTGGCATTACAGGAAAAAATTCAATCCGACGATGCCTTGCAGCCCTGGTTGCAGCATCAGGGCTTGCAGGAACTCGGGCGTCTATGGCAGCAACTGCAGGTAGAGCCTGCTTGGGCCACGGCGCTGGAGTCCATTTTGCACGAACGCATGAATGCCCTGGGGCTGCGGACGCTGGATCATGTGCGTGCATTTGCCCAGGACAGCCCGCCGACGCGGCTGGCCTTTTATCAACTGCCAGACGCCCAGGCTGCGGCCCTGCCTGCACCTGCAGGGGCTGTACGTCTCCTGGATCAGGTTCAGGCGCGGGATTCTGCCCTGACGCCTCTGCTGTCAGTCTGGCTGCAGGGCGTGTTTATTTGCGATGACCTGGCGCAGGCCCTGGCCCGGCGTGCCGAGCTTCCTCCCGGGGGGCGCTGGGTGCTGCCCGCCGGGCACCAGGTCGATCTGTGCAGCGTGCGGTTCTATGCCGCAGATTCCGAACAGGCCGGGCTGCTGGCCCGCCAGCAGCAGATCGATGACTTGGCCAGAGCAGTCCGGGCCGCCCAACTGGTGGCTGACCAGGCCTTGGATGCCCAGGCCCAGGCGCAGGCCCGCCGCAGGGCGCTGGATCAGGCCCTGCAGCCTGCGCGGGTGCAGATTGCCGAACGCATGCAGGCGCAGCACGAGGCACAGCTGCAGCAGCATCGCTTGACGCAGCAACTGGCCCAGACCGACGAGCAAGCCCAACGTCTGGCATTGGACATGGACGAGACGCAGACCCAAATGCAGCTTTTGGCGGGGCAGCGCGAAGAGGCCGAGGCTCGCTTCGAGTCCCTGGATGCCGTGCTGGCTGAGCAGCAGGAAAACCATGCGGTTTTGGATCAGCAGATCGAGGCGCTGGCGCAGCAGGCCGAACAGGCCCGTCAACAGGGCCGTGAACGCGAACGTGCCGCCCAGGAGGCAGAGTATGCGGTGCGCACCCTGCATCACCGTCTGGATGAGTTGCGGCGCAATCTGCAGCTGGCCGCTGATCAGGGGCGTCGTGCTCAGGCCGAACTGGATACCTTGCAAGGCGAACTCTTCGAACTGGATGAGTCGGTCGCCCAGGCGGGCTTGCAAGATGCCCTGGAGACCCGTGCCGAGGCCGAAGAAACTCTGCGCGAGGCGCGCATTCAGCAGGACAACGCGGCAGCGGCCCTGCGTCAGGCCGACGAGGGGCGGCTGACCCTGGAGCATGAATTGGACCCGCTGCGCGCCCGGATCACCGAATTGCAGCTTAAAGAACAGGCAGCGCGGCTGGCCATCGAACAATACGCCGAGCAACTGGATGCCCAGCAGGTGGATAGGGCAGCCTTGCAGCGGCAACTGGCCGAACAGTCTCCCCAATGGCAGCAACTGGATTGGTTGCAGTCCGAGGTGCAGCGCGTATCACGGCGGGTCGATGCCTTGGGTGCGGTGAACCTGGCTGCACTAGAGGAACTCCAGGTCGCCCAGGAACGCAAAGGCTTTCTGGATAGTCAATACCAGGATTTATTGTCCGCCATTGAAACCTTGGAAAATGCCATTCGCAAGATCGACCGCGAGACTCGCGAATTGCTGGTACAGACTTTCGATACGGTCAATGAGCATTTTGGCCAGTTGTTTCCGCAGTTGTTTGGCGGTGGGGAAGCCCGCCTGAGCATGACGGGCGATGAAATCCTGGATGCCGGGGTCCAGGTGATGGCGCAGCCGCCCGGTAAACGCAACAGCACCATCCATTTACTGTCGGGGGGCGAAAAAGCCCTGACGGCCACGGCTTTGGTGTTTGCCCTGTTCAAACTGAATCCAGCCCCCTTTTGCCTGTTGGACGAAGTCGATGCTCCGTTGGACGATGCCAATACCGAGCGCTATGCCAATTTAGTCCGTGGCATGAGCAGTCAAACTCAGTTTCTCTTTATTTCACATAATAAAATCGCCATGCAGATGGCCCGTCAACTGGTGGGTGTCACCATGCAGGAACAAGGGGTATCGCGTATCGTGGCGGTAGATATGGATTCTGCCTTGCAGTGGGCTGCTGCGGCAGGCTAG